A stretch of Amycolatopsis balhimycina FH 1894 DNA encodes these proteins:
- a CDS encoding ROK family transcriptional regulator — MIKPVSSSPVARPDEVRRHNRTTLLRLLHVGGPSTRATLATQLGLNRSTIKTLVDGLAEAGVVEEKVPRPGRGAGRPSLLVLPQPHAAVVLAVDLQVEHVAIALVGLGGQILGRNSWNLRGRMGQPDEVITHIIESTNILANDLGVTPVAAGVSVPGVVRRLDGHVHEAPNLRWTDVALGERLRGVLQIPILVGNDAEFGAVAEHLRGAARGAADVVYVSADVGVGGGVIAEGSALRGGAGYVGEIGHMVIRPDGRPCYCGNSGCWETEVGEAALCRALGLAEDTPRGAILFELRELGRDPEAALSRLAEFAEWLTLGLINIVNLLGAQLVILGDLLTVLPEAVLRHVSAEVRRRSLVSRAFGGTRIVSSALGADGKLLGAAEVAFEVVLDSV, encoded by the coding sequence ATGATCAAGCCCGTGTCCAGCTCACCCGTCGCGCGACCGGACGAGGTGCGCCGGCACAACCGCACGACCCTGCTCCGCCTGCTGCACGTCGGCGGGCCGAGCACCCGGGCGACCCTGGCCACGCAGCTGGGGCTCAACCGGAGCACGATCAAGACCCTCGTCGACGGGCTCGCCGAAGCCGGTGTCGTCGAGGAGAAGGTGCCGAGGCCGGGACGAGGGGCGGGCCGCCCCTCGCTCCTGGTCCTGCCCCAGCCGCACGCGGCGGTCGTGCTCGCGGTCGACCTGCAGGTCGAGCACGTCGCGATCGCCCTGGTCGGGCTGGGCGGCCAGATCCTGGGCCGCAACAGCTGGAACCTGCGCGGCCGGATGGGGCAGCCCGACGAGGTCATCACCCACATCATCGAGTCGACGAACATCCTGGCGAACGACCTCGGCGTGACCCCGGTGGCGGCCGGGGTGTCGGTCCCCGGTGTCGTCCGGCGGCTGGACGGGCACGTGCACGAGGCCCCGAACCTGCGCTGGACCGACGTCGCGCTCGGCGAGCGGCTCCGCGGGGTGCTGCAGATCCCGATCCTGGTCGGCAACGACGCCGAGTTCGGCGCGGTCGCCGAGCACCTGCGCGGGGCGGCCCGCGGGGCGGCCGACGTGGTGTACGTCTCGGCCGACGTCGGGGTCGGCGGCGGCGTCATCGCCGAAGGGTCGGCGCTGCGCGGCGGCGCCGGCTACGTCGGCGAGATCGGGCACATGGTGATCCGCCCGGACGGGCGGCCCTGCTACTGCGGCAACAGCGGCTGCTGGGAGACCGAGGTCGGCGAAGCAGCGCTCTGCCGGGCGCTCGGGCTGGCCGAGGACACTCCGCGCGGCGCGATCCTGTTCGAGCTGCGCGAACTGGGCCGGGACCCGGAGGCGGCGCTGTCGCGGCTCGCGGAGTTCGCCGAGTGGCTGACGCTGGGGCTGATCAACATCGTCAACCTGCTGGGGGCGCAGCTGGTGATCCTCGGCGACCTGCTGACGGTGCTGCCGGAGGCGGTGCTGCGGCACGTCAGCGCCGAGGTGCGCCGGCGCAGCCTGGTCAGCCGGGCGTTCGGCGGGACCCGGATCGTCAGCTCGGCGCTGGGAGCCGACGGGAAGCTGCTCGGCGCCGCGGAAGTGGCGTTCGAAGTGGTGCTGGATTCTGTCTGA
- a CDS encoding DUF7455 domain-containing protein, translating into MTSPTLTRPELTATDRCDRCGAAAQVRAILSTGGELLFCGHHAREHEAKLKELSADIQR; encoded by the coding sequence ATGACATCGCCGACGCTCACCCGCCCCGAACTGACCGCCACCGACCGCTGTGACCGGTGCGGAGCAGCAGCTCAGGTACGAGCCATCCTCAGCACGGGTGGCGAACTGCTCTTCTGCGGGCACCACGCCCGTGAGCACGAGGCCAAGCTCAAGGAACTGTCCGCCGACATCCAGCGGTAA
- a CDS encoding EamA family transporter, with protein sequence MYAGAAIAVGLFGHATPAGVAWLRCLGAAVVLLAWRRPPRAAWRGRRLLLAIVFGVVTAGMNVLFYEAIARLPLGTAVAVEFAGPVVVAALGSRTLRDVLAVLLVAAGVVAIADVRLAGSFWGVAFALGAAAAWAGYILLGKRVAADGDGIDSLAIGFAAGTLVLSPLASGTGEVWSSPRLLLLGIGVGVLSTVVPYALDQVVLRRVGKARFAVLLALLPVTAGVLGFLLLGQVPSLPEALGTLAVVAGVAVRSRDTPARPGPEPPG encoded by the coding sequence ATGTACGCCGGCGCGGCGATCGCGGTCGGTCTTTTCGGGCACGCGACGCCCGCCGGGGTGGCGTGGCTGCGCTGCCTCGGCGCGGCGGTGGTGCTGCTGGCGTGGCGCCGGCCACCCCGGGCGGCCTGGCGGGGCAGGCGCCTGCTGCTGGCGATCGTCTTCGGCGTCGTGACGGCGGGCATGAACGTCCTCTTCTACGAGGCGATCGCCCGCCTGCCGCTGGGTACGGCGGTGGCGGTGGAGTTCGCGGGCCCGGTGGTCGTGGCGGCGCTGGGGTCCCGGACGCTGCGGGACGTGCTGGCGGTCCTGCTGGTGGCCGCCGGGGTGGTGGCCATCGCGGACGTCCGGCTGGCGGGCAGCTTCTGGGGAGTGGCGTTCGCCCTGGGCGCGGCGGCGGCCTGGGCGGGCTACATCCTGCTGGGCAAGCGGGTGGCGGCGGACGGCGACGGCATCGACAGCCTGGCGATCGGCTTCGCGGCGGGCACGCTCGTCCTGTCACCGCTCGCCTCGGGCACCGGCGAAGTGTGGTCTTCCCCACGCCTGTTGCTGCTGGGTATCGGCGTCGGGGTGCTGTCGACGGTGGTGCCGTACGCGCTGGACCAGGTGGTCCTGCGGCGGGTGGGCAAGGCGCGCTTCGCGGTGCTGCTGGCGTTGCTCCCGGTGACGGCGGGCGTGCTGGGCTTCCTGCTGCTCGGCCAGGTGCCGAGCCTGCCGGAGGCCCTCGGCACGCTGGCGGTGGTGGCGGGAGTGGCGGTGCGGAGCCGCGATACCCCGGCCCGGCCGGGGCCGGAGCCGCCGGGCTGA
- a CDS encoding glutamine synthetase family protein, with translation MTKAASAAAKDFAAAGVGGVHLAWADNNGIPRSRVVPIAGLADAATRGVGATSLFAVFDSHDAITYGHAGLATPSGDIRLVPVVDRLRRLAGQPALAWAPVRQLTKDGEPWPYCQRAVLERQVAEGARRGLEFRAGYELEFAVAPAGSADVVTTPGHPGPAYSPHALVGLDGFVAALLHDFAANGLRIGQLHAEYGVAQVELSLAATDPVSAADDQLLARQTIHAAAYAHGLAVSFAPLVGLGAAGNGWHLHTSVRRKGRNLLDGAASTPEGDGAGYLAGLLRDLPALTAITAPSVPSTLRLRPGYFAGAYAFWGVENREAPLRYVPGTPLLGTDHANVELKASDASANPYLALAVVLAAGMAGIEDAPALPEPIGEDPGGWTDGERETRGVRRLPADTAEQDAALLASPRVAGVLGDELLGAFRAVRASDAAWAADHTADEIVAAHLWRY, from the coding sequence ATGACGAAAGCGGCGTCGGCCGCGGCGAAGGACTTCGCCGCCGCCGGAGTGGGCGGTGTCCACCTCGCCTGGGCGGACAACAACGGCATCCCGCGCTCCCGCGTCGTCCCCATCGCCGGGCTGGCCGACGCCGCCACCCGCGGGGTCGGCGCCACCTCGCTCTTCGCTGTTTTCGACAGCCACGACGCCATCACCTACGGGCACGCCGGCCTTGCGACGCCGTCCGGGGACATCCGGCTCGTGCCCGTGGTCGACCGGCTGCGCCGGCTGGCCGGGCAGCCCGCGCTCGCCTGGGCGCCGGTCCGGCAGCTCACCAAGGACGGCGAGCCGTGGCCCTACTGCCAGCGTGCGGTCCTCGAAAGGCAGGTCGCGGAGGGCGCGCGGCGCGGGCTGGAGTTCCGGGCCGGCTACGAGCTCGAGTTCGCCGTCGCACCCGCGGGCAGCGCCGACGTCGTGACGACGCCCGGGCACCCAGGCCCGGCCTACAGCCCGCACGCCCTGGTCGGCCTCGACGGCTTCGTCGCGGCCCTCCTGCACGACTTCGCCGCCAACGGCCTGCGGATCGGCCAGCTGCACGCCGAGTACGGCGTGGCCCAGGTCGAGCTGTCGCTCGCCGCCACCGATCCCGTCTCGGCCGCCGACGACCAGCTGCTCGCCCGCCAGACCATCCACGCCGCCGCGTACGCGCACGGCCTCGCCGTCAGCTTCGCGCCACTCGTCGGGTTGGGTGCGGCCGGCAACGGCTGGCACCTGCACACCTCGGTCCGCCGCAAGGGCCGCAACCTGCTCGACGGCGCCGCGAGCACGCCCGAAGGCGACGGCGCCGGCTACCTCGCCGGGTTGCTGCGCGACCTGCCGGCGCTGACCGCGATCACCGCGCCGAGCGTGCCCTCGACCCTTCGCCTCCGGCCGGGCTACTTCGCGGGCGCGTACGCGTTCTGGGGCGTGGAGAACCGGGAGGCGCCGTTGCGGTACGTCCCCGGCACGCCGCTGCTGGGCACCGACCACGCGAACGTCGAGCTCAAGGCGTCCGACGCCTCGGCCAACCCGTACCTCGCGCTGGCCGTGGTGCTGGCCGCCGGGATGGCCGGCATCGAGGACGCGCCCGCGTTGCCCGAGCCGATCGGCGAGGATCCGGGCGGCTGGACGGACGGGGAACGGGAGACGCGCGGCGTGCGCCGGCTGCCGGCGGACACCGCCGAACAGGACGCCGCGCTGCTGGCGTCGCCGCGGGTCGCCGGCGTGCTCGGCGACGAACTGCTGGGCGCCTTCCGCGCCGTCCGGGCGTCGGACGCGGCGTGGGCGGCCGACCACACGGCAGACGAGATCGTCGCCGCCCACCTTTGGCGCTACTGA
- a CDS encoding DUF6885 family protein translates to MSSGIDGGQLDLSGVRWLPGGARLAAVAQAELPQKDGLAAAFCGLAALRAAGLDGLDQDAVAAAAGTVRGPAVRPRGEAGRRDFRLPLPVVDDPAAAGTRVSGLAPAVGSLSRGTLTAVPVTGEWTTGSLFDLLVGLWDVPRVAVIARIDGAELGAHDTPERALLDYLDTGVPPLWTSRWRPPGGHFVLLAAIRIGAEGTLLSVVDTYSSLGDNGIHDQPVEWVTAALAGLGVLVVVDAGQDGVVREAARVAGLTPSFWD, encoded by the coding sequence ATGTCTTCGGGGATCGACGGCGGGCAGCTCGACCTGTCCGGGGTGCGGTGGCTGCCGGGCGGGGCCCGGCTGGCCGCGGTGGCCCAGGCGGAGCTGCCCCAGAAGGACGGCCTGGCCGCGGCGTTCTGCGGGCTCGCGGCGCTGCGGGCGGCCGGGCTCGACGGGCTCGACCAGGACGCCGTCGCGGCGGCCGCGGGCACGGTCCGCGGGCCGGCCGTGCGCCCGCGGGGCGAGGCGGGCCGCCGCGACTTCCGGCTGCCGCTGCCGGTCGTCGACGACCCGGCCGCGGCCGGCACCCGGGTTTCCGGGCTCGCGCCGGCCGTCGGCTCGCTGTCGCGGGGCACCCTCACGGCGGTGCCGGTGACGGGGGAGTGGACCACCGGGTCGCTGTTCGACCTGCTCGTCGGGCTGTGGGACGTCCCGCGCGTCGCGGTGATAGCCCGGATCGACGGTGCCGAGCTCGGCGCCCACGACACCCCGGAACGCGCGCTGCTCGACTACCTCGACACCGGGGTCCCGCCACTGTGGACGTCCCGCTGGCGCCCGCCCGGAGGTCACTTCGTGCTCCTGGCGGCCATCCGTATCGGCGCCGAGGGTACTCTTCTGTCCGTTGTGGACACTTACTCGTCGTTGGGGGACAACGGGATCCACGACCAGCCCGTGGAATGGGTGACGGCGGCGCTGGCCGGGCTCGGCGTGCTGGTGGTCGTCGACGCGGGCCAGGACGGCGTCGTCCGCGAGGCGGCCCGCGTCGCGGGGCTCACTCCGTCCTTTTGGGACTGA
- a CDS encoding amino acid permease, producing MDEVLDRQDSGELKRRLRGRDLVGFGVGIIIGTGIFTLAGVEAKTHAGPAVTLSFVLGAVVAGLAALCYAKLASSVPTAGSAYTYAFATLGEVFAWIIGWDLLLEFALGAAVVSRGWSGYLANLLGLSPEWFGEDAKVNVGAVLIIAVLTVVAVLGIKESARLTNVLVCVKVAVCVLVLAVGVFFVRSANLTPFIPSAKAPEAGTTVLEQPIFQAALGLEQSVYGIAGMITAAAVVFFAYTGFEALANLGEETLNPRKDLRVGILGALGVCALLYIGVSIVLTGMVPFTDIDTGAPLADAFDRVGRHWVGALISLGAVTGLTSVMMVELVTIGRIGFAMGRDGLLPKALGSAHPRWGTPHRMTIGGAVLIAVLAAFIPISELADMVSIGALSAMIIVAVAVPVLRRRRPDLERPFSVPFSPVVPILAALACLYLMLNLNVLTWIRFAVWLVIGLVIYFAYGRRHSRFAPGNAETAISPKRTE from the coding sequence GTGGACGAGGTCCTGGACCGCCAGGACTCCGGGGAGCTCAAACGGCGGCTGCGGGGACGCGACCTGGTCGGGTTCGGCGTCGGGATCATCATCGGCACCGGCATCTTCACCTTGGCGGGTGTCGAGGCGAAGACGCACGCCGGGCCGGCCGTGACGTTGTCGTTCGTGCTCGGCGCGGTCGTCGCCGGGCTCGCGGCGCTGTGTTACGCGAAGCTCGCCTCCAGCGTCCCGACGGCGGGAAGCGCTTATACCTACGCTTTCGCCACCCTCGGCGAAGTGTTCGCCTGGATCATCGGCTGGGACCTGCTGCTGGAGTTCGCGCTCGGCGCCGCCGTGGTCTCGCGTGGCTGGTCGGGGTACCTGGCGAACCTGCTCGGGCTGTCGCCGGAGTGGTTCGGTGAAGACGCGAAGGTCAACGTCGGCGCGGTGCTCATCATCGCCGTGCTGACCGTGGTCGCCGTGCTGGGCATCAAGGAGTCGGCCCGGCTGACCAACGTGCTGGTGTGCGTGAAGGTCGCGGTCTGCGTCCTGGTGCTCGCGGTCGGCGTGTTCTTCGTCCGGAGTGCCAACCTGACGCCGTTCATCCCGTCGGCGAAGGCGCCCGAAGCCGGCACGACGGTGCTCGAGCAACCGATCTTCCAGGCGGCACTCGGTCTGGAGCAGTCGGTCTACGGCATCGCCGGGATGATCACCGCGGCCGCGGTGGTCTTCTTCGCTTACACCGGCTTCGAAGCGCTCGCGAACCTCGGCGAAGAGACACTGAACCCGCGCAAGGACCTCCGGGTCGGCATCCTCGGCGCGCTGGGGGTGTGCGCGCTGCTCTACATCGGCGTGTCGATCGTGCTGACCGGCATGGTCCCGTTCACCGACATCGACACCGGCGCGCCGCTGGCCGACGCGTTCGACCGGGTCGGCCGGCACTGGGTGGGCGCGCTGATCTCGCTCGGCGCGGTGACCGGCCTGACGTCGGTGATGATGGTCGAGCTGGTCACGATCGGGCGGATCGGGTTCGCGATGGGCCGGGACGGCCTGCTGCCGAAGGCGCTCGGCAGCGCGCACCCGCGCTGGGGCACCCCGCACCGGATGACCATCGGCGGCGCGGTGTTGATCGCCGTGCTGGCCGCGTTCATCCCGATCTCCGAACTGGCCGACATGGTCAGCATCGGCGCGCTGTCGGCGATGATCATCGTGGCCGTGGCGGTCCCGGTGCTGCGCCGCCGCCGTCCCGACCTGGAGCGGCCGTTCTCCGTGCCGTTCTCGCCGGTGGTGCCGATCCTGGCCGCGCTGGCGTGCCTGTACCTGATGCTCAACCTGAACGTGCTCACGTGGATCCGCTTCGCGGTGTGGCTGGTGATCGGCCTGGTGATCTACTTCGCCTACGGCCGCCGTCACTCCCGTTTCGCGCCCGGAAACGCGGAGACGGCAATCAGTCCCAAAAGGACGGAGTGA
- the malQ gene encoding 4-alpha-glucanotransferase, producing the protein MLVPVPEEIPARSALHELADRYGVATRYENADQVWVDVDDDVVVAVLGQFGLDATSEEAIAEALTAAYEARSAAVLPPTIVVREGTGRPLGVDAEVVLEDGTRRRADGELPADLPLGWHRVVAGDQEAVLAVVPAKLPEVRPAWGWMLQLYALHSAGSWGIGDYADLAAFAARSAAELDAGVLLVNPVQAISPAQPIERSPYSPASRRFANPVYLRVTATETFDAADRATQDAVRSLEPDRGGELVDYDAVWTAKRAALELLWPHRVEEVPEDGDLLDFALFCALAERHGADWRDWPEPLRDPAGPEVEEAREELKERVGFHAWLQHLCRVQLETARQAAREAGMTVGIVHDLPVGVHPGGADTWAVRDVFAADVRVGAPPDAFNQQGQDWNLPPWRPDKLAEAGYGPFRDVIRGVLRYADGIRVDHIAGLWRLWWIPPGEPAHRGTYVHYDAEAMVGVLALEAHRAGAVVVGEDLGTVEETVTETMHERGMLSSAVLWFERDWDAPGKPFTRPAEWDPDAMASISTHDLPTVAGWLAGEHVRVRAELGLLDRGVEAEEEAAAAERKALFELVAREGIPDDDPVVALHTLLASAASRLVLTSPADVAGQVRQPNLPGTIDQYPNWRIRLPVSVDGFFTAKGVRAAVAPLAAARPLPR; encoded by the coding sequence ATGCTGGTCCCCGTGCCCGAAGAGATCCCCGCCCGCAGTGCCCTGCACGAGCTCGCCGACCGCTACGGAGTCGCCACCCGGTACGAGAACGCCGACCAGGTCTGGGTCGACGTGGACGACGATGTCGTCGTCGCCGTCCTCGGCCAGTTCGGTCTCGACGCGACCAGTGAGGAGGCCATTGCCGAAGCGCTGACCGCTGCGTACGAAGCCCGGTCCGCCGCCGTCCTGCCGCCGACGATCGTCGTGCGGGAAGGCACCGGACGGCCGCTCGGCGTCGACGCCGAGGTCGTGCTCGAGGACGGGACCCGTCGGCGCGCCGATGGGGAGCTGCCCGCGGATCTGCCGCTCGGCTGGCACCGGGTGGTCGCGGGCGACCAGGAGGCGGTGCTCGCGGTCGTGCCGGCGAAACTGCCGGAGGTCCGGCCCGCGTGGGGGTGGATGCTGCAGCTCTACGCCCTGCACTCGGCCGGCTCCTGGGGCATCGGCGACTACGCGGACCTCGCGGCCTTCGCCGCCCGGTCCGCCGCGGAGCTCGATGCCGGCGTCCTGCTGGTCAACCCGGTCCAGGCGATCAGCCCGGCCCAGCCGATCGAGCGCTCGCCGTACTCGCCCGCCAGCCGGCGGTTCGCCAACCCGGTCTACCTGCGCGTCACGGCCACCGAGACGTTCGATGCGGCCGATCGGGCGACCCAGGACGCGGTGCGGTCGCTGGAGCCGGACCGCGGCGGCGAGCTCGTCGACTACGACGCGGTCTGGACGGCCAAGCGGGCCGCGCTGGAACTGCTGTGGCCGCACCGGGTCGAAGAGGTGCCCGAGGACGGCGACCTCCTCGACTTCGCGCTGTTCTGCGCCCTCGCCGAGCGGCACGGGGCGGACTGGCGGGACTGGCCGGAGCCGCTGCGCGATCCGGCCGGGCCGGAGGTGGAAGAAGCGCGGGAGGAGCTGAAGGAGCGCGTCGGCTTCCACGCGTGGCTCCAGCACCTCTGCCGGGTGCAGCTGGAAACCGCCCGGCAGGCGGCGCGCGAGGCCGGGATGACGGTCGGGATCGTGCACGACCTGCCGGTCGGGGTGCACCCCGGCGGGGCCGACACGTGGGCGGTGCGGGACGTCTTCGCCGCCGACGTGCGGGTCGGCGCGCCGCCGGACGCGTTCAACCAGCAGGGGCAGGACTGGAACCTGCCGCCCTGGCGGCCGGACAAGCTCGCCGAGGCCGGGTACGGGCCGTTCCGGGACGTCATCCGCGGCGTGCTGCGGTACGCCGACGGCATCCGCGTCGACCACATCGCCGGGCTCTGGCGGCTGTGGTGGATCCCGCCGGGCGAGCCCGCGCACCGCGGGACGTACGTCCACTACGACGCCGAAGCGATGGTCGGCGTGCTCGCCCTCGAAGCACACCGCGCCGGCGCCGTCGTCGTGGGGGAGGACCTGGGCACCGTCGAAGAGACCGTCACCGAAACCATGCACGAGCGGGGGATGCTCAGCTCGGCCGTGCTGTGGTTCGAACGCGACTGGGACGCGCCGGGCAAGCCGTTCACGCGCCCGGCGGAGTGGGACCCGGACGCCATGGCCAGCATCTCCACGCACGACCTGCCCACGGTCGCCGGCTGGCTGGCCGGCGAACACGTCCGGGTCCGCGCGGAGCTGGGCCTGCTGGACCGCGGTGTCGAAGCGGAGGAAGAGGCGGCTGCCGCCGAGCGGAAGGCGCTGTTCGAACTCGTTGCGCGGGAAGGGATTCCGGACGACGACCCGGTCGTCGCGCTGCACACGCTGCTGGCGTCGGCCGCGTCGCGGCTGGTGCTGACGTCGCCGGCCGACGTGGCGGGCCAGGTACGGCAGCCGAATCTGCCCGGAACGATCGACCAGTACCCTAACTGGCGGATTCGCCTTCCCGTCAGCGTCGACGGCTTCTTCACCGCGAAGGGGGTCCGCGCCGCGGTCGCACCGCTGGCGGCGGCTCGCCCGCTGCCCCGGTAA
- the glgX gene encoding glycogen debranching protein GlgX gives MRPWPGTPYPLGATYDGVGTNFALFSEVAERVELCLFDGEGKEERYALEEVDGFVHHGYLLNVGPGQRYGFRVHGPYDPKRGLRCNPNKLLIDPYAKAVSHGVKWDESLFGYKFGNPDERNDDDSAGRVPYSLVANPFFDWGNDRQPKRPYNETVIYEAHVKGMTVNHPFVPEPLRGTYAGLAHPAVMEHLQKLGVTAVELLPVHQFVTDHGLDGKNLTNYWGYNTIGYFAPHDAYAAMPGEGGQVQEFKGMVKAFHEAGIEVILDVVYNHTAEGNHLGPTLSMRGIDNEAYYRLVEGEPEYYMDYTGTGNSLNVRNPHTLQLIMDSLRYWVTEMHVDGFRFDLASALAREFYDVDRLSTFFDLVQQDPIVSQVKLIAEPWDVGPGGYQVGNFPPLWTEWNGQFRDTVRDFWRGEPSTLGEFASRITGSSDLYQDDGRRPFASINFVTAHDGFTLRDLVSYNEKHNEANGEDGRDGADDNRSWNCGVEGETDDAEVLTLRAKQQRNMLATLMLSQGIPMILHGDEFGRTQQGNNNVYCQDSELSWMDWELAKDHADLVKFTGGLGAFRHRHPVFRRRRFFQGGPVGKGDKLGDIAWFTPAGEEMTEQNWDDGFGKAVVVFLNGKAIPDLDQRGMKVEDDSFLLAFNAHYEDIDAKLPGNGYGHAWTVVVDTATGEVEPLGAKPIEGGGQFTLPARSLIVLQRTETEPE, from the coding sequence GTGCGGCCCTGGCCAGGAACGCCCTACCCGCTCGGCGCCACCTACGACGGAGTCGGGACGAACTTCGCCCTGTTCTCCGAGGTGGCCGAACGGGTCGAACTGTGCCTGTTCGACGGCGAGGGCAAGGAGGAGCGGTACGCGCTCGAAGAGGTGGACGGCTTCGTCCACCACGGCTACCTGCTCAACGTCGGGCCCGGTCAGCGGTACGGGTTCCGCGTGCACGGCCCGTACGACCCGAAGCGCGGCTTGCGCTGCAACCCGAACAAGCTGCTCATCGACCCGTACGCGAAGGCCGTCTCACACGGCGTGAAGTGGGACGAGTCGCTGTTCGGCTACAAGTTCGGCAACCCGGACGAGCGCAACGACGACGACTCCGCCGGCCGGGTGCCGTATTCGCTGGTGGCGAACCCGTTCTTCGACTGGGGCAACGACCGCCAGCCGAAGCGGCCGTACAACGAGACGGTCATCTACGAGGCCCACGTCAAGGGCATGACCGTGAATCACCCGTTCGTGCCCGAACCGCTGCGCGGCACCTACGCCGGTCTCGCGCACCCCGCCGTCATGGAACACCTGCAGAAGCTCGGCGTGACGGCGGTGGAGCTGCTGCCGGTGCACCAGTTCGTCACCGACCACGGCCTCGATGGGAAGAACCTGACGAACTACTGGGGCTACAACACGATCGGGTACTTCGCGCCCCACGACGCCTACGCGGCGATGCCCGGCGAGGGCGGCCAGGTCCAGGAGTTCAAGGGCATGGTCAAGGCCTTCCACGAGGCCGGCATCGAAGTGATCCTGGACGTGGTTTACAACCACACCGCCGAGGGCAACCACCTCGGGCCGACCCTGTCGATGCGCGGCATCGACAACGAGGCCTACTACCGGCTGGTCGAGGGGGAGCCCGAGTACTACATGGACTACACCGGCACCGGGAACTCGCTGAACGTGCGCAACCCGCACACCCTGCAGCTGATCATGGACTCGCTGCGGTACTGGGTGACCGAGATGCACGTCGACGGCTTCCGGTTCGACCTCGCGTCGGCGCTGGCGCGCGAGTTCTACGACGTCGACCGGCTGTCGACGTTCTTCGACCTCGTGCAGCAGGACCCGATCGTCAGCCAGGTGAAGCTCATCGCCGAGCCGTGGGACGTCGGCCCCGGTGGCTACCAGGTCGGCAACTTCCCGCCGCTGTGGACGGAGTGGAACGGGCAGTTCCGCGACACCGTCCGGGACTTCTGGCGGGGCGAACCCTCGACGCTGGGCGAGTTCGCGTCCCGCATCACCGGCTCGTCGGACCTCTACCAGGACGACGGCCGCCGCCCGTTCGCGTCGATCAACTTCGTCACCGCGCACGACGGCTTCACGCTGCGGGACCTGGTGTCCTACAACGAAAAGCACAACGAGGCCAACGGCGAGGACGGCCGGGACGGCGCCGACGACAACCGGTCGTGGAACTGCGGGGTCGAAGGCGAGACCGACGACGCCGAGGTGCTGACGCTGCGGGCGAAGCAGCAGCGCAACATGCTGGCCACCCTGATGCTGTCGCAGGGCATCCCGATGATCCTGCACGGCGACGAGTTCGGCCGCACCCAGCAGGGCAACAACAACGTCTACTGCCAGGACTCGGAACTGTCCTGGATGGACTGGGAACTGGCGAAGGACCACGCGGACCTGGTGAAGTTCACCGGCGGGCTGGGCGCGTTCCGGCACCGGCACCCGGTGTTCCGCCGCCGCCGGTTCTTCCAGGGCGGCCCGGTCGGCAAGGGCGACAAGCTCGGCGACATCGCCTGGTTCACCCCGGCCGGCGAGGAGATGACCGAGCAGAACTGGGACGACGGCTTCGGCAAGGCGGTCGTGGTCTTCCTCAACGGCAAGGCGATCCCGGACCTCGACCAGCGCGGAATGAAGGTCGAGGACGACTCGTTCCTGCTCGCCTTCAACGCGCACTACGAAGACATCGACGCCAAGCTGCCGGGCAACGGGTACGGCCACGCCTGGACTGTCGTCGTCGACACCGCGACCGGCGAAGTCGAGCCCCTCGGCGCGAAGCCGATCGAAGGCGGCGGCCAGTTCACCCTCCCCGCCCGGTCCCTGATCGTGTTGCAACGGACGGAGACGGAGCCCGAATGA